From the Alloalcanivorax dieselolei B5 genome, one window contains:
- the fabA gene encoding 3-hydroxyacyl-[acyl-carrier-protein] dehydratase FabA yields MSNTNVERQSSYQRDELLACAHGELFGPGNARLPLPNMLMVDRITRIAETGGAHDRGEVVAELDIHPDMWFFQCHFESDPVMPGCLGLDATWQLLGFYLGWLGHPGRGRALGVGQVKFSGQVLPTAKTLTYQINIKRVIARKLTMGLADAVVSVDGKPIYQADDLRVGLFTSTEGF; encoded by the coding sequence TTGAGTAACACTAACGTAGAAAGACAATCATCCTATCAGCGCGACGAACTGCTCGCCTGCGCCCATGGCGAACTGTTCGGCCCGGGCAACGCCCGCCTGCCGCTGCCCAACATGTTGATGGTCGACCGCATCACCCGCATTGCCGAAACCGGCGGTGCCCATGATCGCGGTGAAGTGGTCGCCGAACTGGATATCCACCCGGATATGTGGTTCTTCCAATGCCACTTCGAATCCGACCCGGTGATGCCCGGCTGCCTCGGCCTGGACGCCACCTGGCAGTTGCTCGGTTTCTACCTGGGCTGGCTCGGCCACCCCGGTCGCGGACGCGCCCTCGGTGTGGGTCAGGTCAAATTCTCCGGCCAGGTGCTACCCACCGCCAAGACACTGACCTACCAGATCAATATCAAGCGGGTCATCGCCCGCAAACTGACCATGGGCCTCGCCGATGCGGTGGTGTCCGTGGACGGTAAACCCATTTACCAGGCCGACGACCTGCGTGTGGGCCTGTTCACCTCGACGGAAGGTTTCTAG
- the relA gene encoding GTP diphosphokinase: protein MVTVRRQQPLETPSHDWQAWLEQLQKRTVVRDADTLARACARAEQCELAGNAAGAKWPYGKGCLTIGLEMADILADLGADTETLPAAVLYRAVREGQMSLLEVDKEFGERVARLIEGVLRMAAISTVLNPTRKAVLGQQDGQLDNVRKMLVALVDDVRVALVKLAERTVIIRAVKESEPERQRKVAQEIFDIYAPLAHRLGVGHLKWELEDLSFRYLQPGAYKKIAKLLDEKRLDREHYIEKVIEDLRGHLERSGIRGAQVYGRAKHIYSIWRKMQKKHLEFGEVYDVRAVRVLVPEVRDCYAALGVAHSLWKHVPKEFDDYIASPKDNGYQSLHTAVVGPERKMLEVQIRTFDMHEEAELGVCAHWRYKEGSKVRRGQSDYEHRIAWLRQVLEWQEELGDNAKSVVDELKHGLTSERVYVFTPDGHVVDLEAGATPVDFAYHIHTEVGHRCRGAKVNGHIVPLNYTLNTGEQVEILTTREGGPSRDWLTPSLGYVAASSTRARIQQWFKRQDRDVHIAQGKAMLEREMSRLALDRIDLDLLAPQLNLKSGDDVLASLGAGDLRPGHVVNQAQALSPDNPQQELAFVPARSRASASGDITIHGVGNLLTQMAKCCQPVPGDPVMGFITQGRGVTVHRADCPNLLAMQGEEPNRVIEVSWGEADRIFYPVDVFLRAWDRQGLLRDVIAVLSNEKVNVTAVHTQSHTEDNTATMLLTLEISSLGNLGKVLAKLDQLKGVLEVRRYKK from the coding sequence ATGGTCACCGTCCGGCGGCAGCAACCCCTGGAAACCCCGAGCCATGACTGGCAGGCATGGCTTGAGCAGTTACAGAAGCGCACCGTGGTGCGCGACGCGGACACCCTGGCGCGGGCCTGCGCCAGGGCCGAACAATGCGAACTGGCCGGCAACGCGGCCGGCGCCAAATGGCCCTATGGCAAGGGCTGCCTGACCATCGGTCTGGAAATGGCGGATATCCTCGCCGACCTCGGTGCCGATACCGAAACCCTGCCGGCGGCGGTGTTGTACCGGGCGGTCCGCGAAGGGCAGATGTCGCTGCTGGAAGTGGACAAGGAGTTCGGCGAGCGGGTGGCGCGGCTGATCGAGGGCGTGCTGCGCATGGCCGCCATCAGCACCGTGCTCAACCCCACCCGCAAGGCGGTGCTCGGGCAGCAGGACGGCCAACTCGACAATGTGCGCAAGATGCTGGTGGCGCTGGTGGACGACGTGCGCGTGGCGCTGGTCAAGCTGGCCGAGCGGACCGTCATCATCCGCGCGGTGAAGGAGTCGGAGCCGGAACGCCAGCGCAAGGTGGCCCAGGAGATCTTCGATATCTACGCGCCGCTGGCCCACCGTCTCGGCGTCGGTCATTTGAAGTGGGAGCTGGAGGACCTGTCCTTCCGCTACCTGCAACCCGGGGCCTACAAGAAGATCGCCAAGCTGCTGGACGAGAAGCGGCTGGACCGCGAGCACTACATCGAAAAAGTGATCGAGGATTTGCGCGGTCATCTGGAGCGCAGCGGCATCCGTGGCGCCCAGGTGTACGGCCGGGCCAAGCACATCTATAGCATCTGGCGCAAAATGCAGAAGAAGCACCTGGAGTTCGGCGAGGTCTATGACGTTCGCGCCGTTCGCGTATTGGTGCCGGAGGTGCGTGACTGCTACGCCGCGCTGGGGGTGGCGCATTCGCTGTGGAAGCACGTGCCCAAGGAGTTCGACGACTACATCGCCAGCCCCAAGGACAACGGCTACCAGAGTTTGCATACCGCGGTGGTCGGCCCGGAACGCAAGATGCTGGAAGTACAGATCCGCACCTTCGATATGCACGAGGAAGCGGAACTCGGCGTGTGCGCTCACTGGCGCTACAAGGAAGGCTCCAAGGTGCGCCGTGGGCAGAGCGACTACGAGCACCGCATCGCCTGGCTGCGCCAGGTGCTGGAATGGCAGGAAGAACTGGGCGACAACGCCAAGAGCGTGGTCGACGAGCTCAAGCACGGTCTGACCAGCGAACGGGTCTATGTATTCACCCCGGATGGCCACGTGGTCGATCTGGAAGCCGGCGCCACCCCGGTGGACTTCGCCTACCATATCCACACCGAGGTGGGGCACCGTTGCCGGGGCGCCAAGGTCAACGGCCACATCGTGCCGCTCAACTACACCCTGAACACTGGCGAGCAGGTGGAGATCCTCACCACCAGGGAAGGGGGCCCCAGCCGTGACTGGCTGACGCCGTCACTGGGCTATGTGGCCGCTTCCTCCACCCGGGCCCGCATCCAGCAGTGGTTCAAGCGCCAGGACCGCGATGTGCACATCGCCCAGGGCAAGGCGATGCTGGAGCGGGAAATGTCACGGCTGGCTCTGGATCGCATCGACCTGGACCTGCTGGCACCGCAGCTCAATCTGAAAAGCGGTGACGATGTGCTGGCCTCGCTGGGCGCCGGCGATCTGCGCCCGGGTCATGTGGTCAATCAGGCCCAGGCGCTGTCGCCGGACAACCCGCAACAGGAACTGGCGTTCGTGCCGGCGCGCTCGCGCGCATCGGCGTCCGGTGACATCACCATCCACGGGGTGGGCAACCTGCTCACGCAGATGGCCAAGTGCTGCCAGCCGGTGCCGGGCGATCCGGTGATGGGGTTTATCACCCAGGGGCGCGGGGTCACCGTGCACCGGGCGGACTGTCCGAACCTGCTGGCGATGCAGGGCGAGGAGCCGAACCGGGTGATCGAGGTGAGTTGGGGCGAGGCGGACCGCATCTTCTATCCGGTGGATGTTTTCCTGCGCGCCTGGGATCGTCAGGGTCTGCTGCGCGATGTGATCGCGGTGCTTTCCAATGAGAAGGTCAATGTCACCGCCGTGCATACCCAGTCCCATACCGAGGACAACACCGCCACCATGCTGCTGACCCTGGAGATTTCCTCGCTGGGTAACCTGGGCAAGGTGCTGGCCAAGCTGGACCAGCTCAAAGGGGTGCTGGAAGTGCGGCGCTACAAGAAGTGA
- the rlmD gene encoding 23S rRNA (uracil(1939)-C(5))-methyltransferase RlmD produces MAPRRKKKLPETPVAATIESLSHDGRGIARLDGKTTFIDNTLPGEEVMFKFTYRRRKFDEGRAVEILSPSPDRVTPPCEHAGLCGGCSLQHVAPERQIARKQAVLEEQLAHFGGLAPERWLDPLTGPVTGYRAKARMGVKYVEGRGETLVGFREKRNSFIADLRQCEVLIPEVGHRFMDFRALIDGLEGRSRIPQIEVARGDGPVALIVRHMDPLSEADQQRLLTFCQQCDFHLYLQPGNESTVHRVWPEQGEERLYYRHADPRYPQADVELAFHPTDFTQVNSDINQQMVPLALDLLEIAPDHQVLDLFCGLGNFTVPAARRAARVVGVEGSEAMVRRGYENARRNGLDNLEFHAWDLFQAPQGQSWAQRRYDRVLLDPPRSGALEMVRLMPQFGARRLVYVSCNPATLARDAGELVSRGYRLKAAGVMDMFPHTAHVESIAVFDRD; encoded by the coding sequence ATGGCCCCACGTCGCAAGAAAAAACTGCCGGAAACACCGGTGGCCGCCACCATTGAATCCCTCAGCCACGATGGCCGGGGGATCGCCCGTCTGGACGGCAAAACCACCTTCATCGACAACACCCTGCCCGGCGAGGAAGTGATGTTCAAATTCACCTACCGGCGGCGCAAGTTCGACGAGGGCCGGGCGGTGGAGATTCTGTCGCCGTCACCGGACCGGGTCACGCCGCCCTGCGAGCACGCCGGCCTGTGTGGCGGCTGCAGTCTGCAGCACGTGGCGCCGGAACGGCAGATCGCGCGCAAGCAGGCGGTGCTGGAGGAGCAGTTGGCCCATTTCGGCGGCCTGGCCCCGGAGCGCTGGCTTGATCCGCTCACCGGGCCGGTCACCGGCTATCGCGCCAAGGCGCGCATGGGCGTGAAATACGTGGAGGGGCGCGGCGAGACGCTGGTGGGGTTCCGCGAGAAGCGCAACAGCTTCATCGCCGATCTGCGCCAATGCGAAGTGCTGATACCGGAAGTGGGGCACCGCTTCATGGACTTCCGCGCCCTGATCGACGGCCTCGAGGGACGCAGCCGTATTCCGCAGATCGAAGTGGCCCGTGGCGATGGTCCGGTGGCCCTGATCGTGCGCCACATGGACCCGCTCAGCGAAGCCGACCAGCAGCGGCTGCTGACGTTCTGCCAGCAATGTGACTTCCATCTGTACCTGCAGCCGGGCAACGAATCCACCGTGCACCGGGTATGGCCGGAACAAGGGGAAGAGCGCCTTTACTATCGTCATGCGGATCCGCGTTACCCACAGGCGGATGTGGAACTGGCGTTCCACCCCACCGATTTCACCCAGGTCAACAGCGATATAAACCAGCAAATGGTGCCGTTGGCATTGGATTTGCTGGAGATCGCCCCGGATCATCAGGTGCTGGACCTGTTTTGCGGCCTCGGCAACTTCACCGTGCCGGCGGCCCGTCGCGCCGCCCGTGTGGTCGGCGTGGAGGGCAGCGAGGCGATGGTCCGGCGCGGTTACGAGAACGCCCGCCGCAACGGCCTGGACAACCTGGAGTTTCACGCCTGGGACCTGTTCCAGGCGCCACAGGGGCAATCCTGGGCGCAACGGCGGTATGATCGGGTGTTGCTTGACCCACCACGCAGCGGAGCGCTTGAAATGGTGCGGCTAATGCCCCAATTCGGTGCGCGCCGTCTGGTGTATGTATCTTGTAACCCGGCGACCCTGGCGCGCGATGCCGGGGAACTGGTGAGCCGGGGTTACCGTCTTAAGGCGGCGGGTGTGATGGATATGTTCCCCCATACCGCCCACGTCGAGTCGATCGCGGTGTTCGACCGCGATTGA
- the fabB gene encoding beta-ketoacyl-ACP synthase I has protein sequence MRRVVITGMGIVSCLGNDTDTVSLALREGRSGIRFKEEYQAQGMRSQIAGSPEIDLEALIDRKSRRFMGDAAAYAYVAMQQAIADSGLEDSQVSNERTGLIAGSGGHSSQNQVEAADIARSRGVKRIGPYMVPRVMASTVSACLATPFKIKGINYSITSACATSAHCIGNAVEQIQMGKQDVVFAGGGEEEHWTLSCLFDAMGALSTKYNDTPATASRAYDASRDGFIIAGGGGMVVVEELERAKARGARIYAEVVGYGATSDGYDMVAPSGEGAARCMRQALSTVNTPVDYINAHGTSTPVGDVAELKAIREVFGGGTVPGISSTKSLTGHSLGATGVQEAIYCLLMMRDGFTAASANIQDLDEQAEGLPILIERLERAPDLAISNSFGFGGTNATLALQRWQG, from the coding sequence ATGCGACGCGTCGTTATTACCGGCATGGGCATCGTTTCCTGTTTGGGCAACGATACCGATACCGTCTCTCTTGCGCTGCGCGAAGGACGCTCCGGCATCCGTTTCAAGGAGGAATATCAGGCTCAGGGCATGCGCAGTCAGATCGCCGGCAGCCCCGAAATTGATCTGGAAGCGCTGATCGACCGCAAAAGCCGCCGCTTCATGGGCGATGCCGCGGCCTACGCCTATGTGGCCATGCAACAGGCGATCGCCGATTCCGGCCTGGAAGACAGCCAGGTCAGCAACGAGCGCACCGGTCTGATCGCCGGCTCCGGCGGGCACTCTTCCCAGAATCAGGTGGAAGCGGCGGATATTGCCCGCTCCCGTGGCGTCAAACGCATCGGCCCTTACATGGTGCCGCGTGTGATGGCCTCCACGGTGTCCGCCTGCCTCGCCACGCCGTTCAAGATCAAGGGCATCAACTACTCCATCACCTCCGCCTGCGCCACCAGCGCCCATTGTATTGGGAATGCCGTGGAGCAGATCCAGATGGGCAAGCAGGATGTGGTGTTCGCCGGCGGTGGCGAGGAAGAGCACTGGACCCTGAGCTGTCTGTTCGACGCCATGGGCGCGCTCTCCACCAAGTACAACGACACTCCGGCAACCGCATCGCGGGCCTATGACGCCAGCCGTGACGGCTTCATCATCGCTGGCGGCGGCGGCATGGTGGTCGTGGAGGAACTGGAGCGCGCCAAGGCCCGTGGCGCGCGTATCTACGCGGAAGTGGTGGGCTACGGCGCCACCAGCGACGGCTACGACATGGTCGCGCCCAGCGGTGAAGGCGCGGCGCGCTGCATGCGCCAGGCCCTGTCCACGGTGAACACCCCGGTGGATTACATCAACGCCCATGGCACCAGCACCCCGGTGGGTGACGTGGCGGAGTTAAAGGCGATTCGCGAGGTGTTCGGCGGCGGCACCGTGCCGGGCATCAGCTCCACCAAGAGCCTGACCGGCCACAGCCTGGGCGCCACCGGCGTACAGGAAGCCATCTACTGCCTGCTGATGATGCGCGACGGCTTCACCGCCGCTTCCGCCAACATCCAGGATCTGGATGAGCAGGCCGAGGGGCTGCCGATCCTTATCGAACGGCTGGAGCGCGCCCCGGATCTGGCGATCAGCAACAGCTTCGGTTTCGGTGGCACCAACGCCACCCTGGCGCTGCAACGCTGGCAGGGCTGA
- a CDS encoding 3'-5' exonuclease, giving the protein MNVLVFDIETIPDLDGGRRLYDLDGLNDKDTASALFNLRRQENGTEFLRLHLHRIVAISVVLRSAQGIKVWSLGDEASSEKELIERFYDGIERFTPQLVSWNGGGFDLPVLNYRALKHGVVARRFWETGGEDTSFRFNNYISRYHQRHLDVMDQLAMFNGRAVAPLDQIASLLGFPGKMGMSGAKVFDAFQEGDIKGIRDYCETDVLNTWLVFLRFQLMRGEIDATGYQAELDLLRDYLQAENLPHFQAFLETWESVDG; this is encoded by the coding sequence ATGAACGTACTGGTTTTTGATATCGAGACCATCCCGGACCTGGACGGCGGTCGCCGTCTCTATGATCTGGACGGGCTCAACGACAAGGACACCGCCAGCGCGCTGTTCAATCTGCGCCGTCAGGAAAACGGCACCGAGTTCCTGCGTCTGCACCTGCATCGGATCGTGGCGATCTCGGTGGTGCTGCGCTCCGCCCAGGGCATCAAGGTCTGGTCCCTGGGGGACGAGGCCAGCAGTGAAAAAGAACTGATCGAGCGCTTTTACGACGGTATCGAACGGTTCACGCCGCAGCTGGTGAGCTGGAACGGCGGTGGTTTTGATCTGCCGGTGCTCAACTATCGCGCGCTCAAGCATGGCGTGGTGGCGCGGCGGTTCTGGGAAACCGGCGGCGAGGACACCAGCTTCCGCTTCAACAATTACATCAGCCGCTATCACCAGCGCCATCTGGACGTGATGGACCAACTGGCCATGTTCAACGGCCGCGCGGTGGCGCCGCTGGATCAGATCGCCTCGCTGCTCGGCTTCCCCGGCAAGATGGGCATGAGCGGCGCCAAGGTGTTCGACGCCTTCCAGGAAGGCGATATCAAAGGCATCCGCGACTACTGCGAGACCGATGTGCTCAACACCTGGCTGGTGTTCCTGCGCTTCCAGTTGATGCGCGGCGAGATCGACGCCACCGGCTACCAGGCGGAACTGGACCTGTTGCGTGATTATCTGCAAGCCGAGAACCTCCCGCATTTCCAGGCGTTCCTGGAGACCTGGGAATCCGTTGACGGTTGA
- a CDS encoding porin, producing MKKNLLAIAVGAAVALPGLALADGPTVYGKVNISLENQENEIGQTGSVDDDWSLNSNASRVGIKGDFDLDFAGLKAIYQAEYQISVDGDDDEFSQRNIFGGLAGDFGVLKAGKFDTPTKVAQGKVDQFNDLQGDIKNIMAGENRAGNIIQYSTPTLGEMVTIHGAFIPGEGEDLDGDGQEENDLADSYSIAIIAEQGIFYGALSHDADIEDDLVVDSTGGTTLDITRAAVMLKPGNVELGALYQIAEESEGDGEDQSFLVSGAYKIDRWKLKAQYGMTQGDQNDDEATLMAVGADYKLAKASKVYAYFSQVSYEPDAAGEEDRDDTTFGVGMEHKF from the coding sequence ATGAAAAAGAATTTGCTCGCGATCGCTGTGGGGGCGGCCGTCGCTCTGCCGGGTCTGGCCCTGGCGGACGGTCCTACCGTCTACGGTAAAGTGAACATTTCACTGGAAAACCAGGAAAATGAAATCGGTCAGACCGGGAGTGTGGACGACGATTGGTCCCTGAACAGCAACGCTTCCCGTGTTGGTATCAAGGGCGACTTCGACCTGGACTTCGCTGGTCTGAAGGCGATCTACCAGGCGGAATATCAAATCTCCGTTGATGGCGATGATGACGAGTTCAGCCAGCGTAATATCTTCGGTGGTTTGGCCGGCGACTTCGGTGTGCTGAAAGCCGGTAAGTTCGACACCCCGACCAAAGTCGCCCAGGGTAAAGTGGATCAGTTCAACGATCTGCAAGGCGATATCAAAAACATCATGGCCGGTGAAAACCGCGCTGGAAACATCATCCAGTACAGCACTCCGACTCTGGGTGAGATGGTTACCATCCACGGTGCTTTCATCCCGGGTGAAGGCGAAGACCTGGACGGCGACGGCCAGGAAGAAAACGATCTGGCGGATTCTTACTCCATCGCGATCATCGCCGAGCAGGGCATCTTCTACGGCGCTCTGTCTCATGACGCCGACATTGAAGACGACCTGGTTGTCGACAGCACTGGCGGTACCACTCTGGATATCACCCGCGCCGCGGTGATGCTGAAGCCGGGTAACGTGGAACTGGGCGCTCTCTACCAGATCGCCGAAGAATCCGAAGGCGATGGCGAAGACCAGTCCTTCCTGGTCAGCGGTGCCTACAAGATCGACCGCTGGAAACTGAAAGCCCAGTACGGCATGACCCAGGGCGATCAGAACGACGACGAAGCCACTCTGATGGCGGTCGGCGCCGACTACAAACTGGCTAAAGCCTCCAAGGTTTACGCCTACTTCTCCCAAGTGTCCTATGAACCGGATGCCGCCGGTGAAGAAGACCGTGACGACACCACCTTCGGTGTGGGCATGGAGCACAAGTTCTAA
- the mazG gene encoding nucleoside triphosphate pyrophosphohydrolase, with protein MYHQEVSLSTDNNATSAIAQLLDIMARLRDPEDGCPWDLKQNFDTIAPYTIEEAFEVAEAIARRDYGELKEELGDLLLQVVFHSQMAREAALFDFEQVVRTLSDKMVRRHPHVFGTDPAADEQAVNANWEAIKAEERRAKGREHGSALDGVPEGLPALQRATKLQKKAAKVGFDWPGPAPVRAQVEAEWAELDQALDGGDATAVEDEFGDVLFSLINLARHLKLDPEQALRRANAKFERRFHHMETVSSSPLSGLNTEQLEQLWRHAKDQE; from the coding sequence ATGTATCACCAGGAGGTTTCCTTGAGCACGGACAACAACGCGACCAGCGCCATCGCGCAACTGCTGGATATCATGGCGCGGTTGCGGGATCCGGAGGACGGCTGTCCCTGGGACCTGAAGCAGAACTTCGACACCATCGCGCCTTATACCATCGAGGAAGCGTTCGAGGTGGCCGAAGCCATCGCCCGCCGGGATTACGGCGAGCTCAAGGAAGAACTGGGTGATCTGTTGTTGCAGGTGGTGTTTCACTCGCAGATGGCCAGGGAAGCGGCGTTGTTCGACTTCGAGCAGGTGGTGCGGACCCTCAGCGATAAAATGGTCCGCCGGCATCCCCACGTGTTCGGCACCGACCCGGCCGCCGATGAGCAGGCGGTGAACGCCAACTGGGAGGCGATCAAGGCCGAGGAGCGGCGAGCCAAGGGGCGTGAGCATGGCAGCGCGCTCGACGGCGTACCGGAAGGGCTGCCGGCTTTGCAACGTGCCACCAAACTGCAAAAGAAAGCGGCTAAGGTGGGGTTTGACTGGCCCGGACCGGCGCCGGTGCGGGCCCAGGTGGAAGCGGAGTGGGCGGAGCTGGATCAGGCCCTGGACGGTGGCGATGCCACCGCCGTGGAGGACGAGTTCGGCGATGTGCTGTTTTCCCTGATCAACCTGGCCCGCCATCTGAAACTGGATCCGGAACAGGCGCTGCGTCGCGCCAACGCGAAGTTCGAACGCCGCTTCCACCACATGGAAACCGTCAGCTCGTCACCCCTGAGCGGGCTGAATACTGAACAACTGGAACAACTCTGGCGCCACGCCAAGGATCAGGAGTAA
- a CDS encoding porin — protein sequence MNTTHRKLIPALLVFLPASTLAAPQFYGRIDIALEGTDDYPSRSLSSALDDMGSGDSPLRDGWFVEAYNSYLGVRDEVPLDVGGLSLIYQFEAGYDVDGDSSDTFTTRNSYIGLATPWGRVFAGRYDSLVKQAEGKLDQFNNTGADMQTVFTSQYRNSNTLNWVSPNLGNLVLKAQLAPGEQDELGTPPYDETKDGLADIYALSATWNSDALYAALAYEHGYTERALPAPVSLNVPADRDVLRGALGMRVGNLSLGAIVEELRLDPDYPGASRLDGTSYLLSAGLAMSPRLTLKAQGGRFDSDDLGYTLTTGTVGADYKLGAQTTAYTLLSVSDADVDDDAAGYDDGKGGLVSVGLAHKF from the coding sequence ATGAATACCACACACCGCAAACTCATTCCGGCATTGCTGGTTTTCCTGCCGGCATCGACGCTGGCCGCGCCGCAGTTTTATGGTCGCATCGATATTGCACTGGAAGGCACCGACGACTATCCAAGCCGTTCTTTGTCCTCGGCGCTCGATGACATGGGCAGCGGCGATTCGCCATTACGCGACGGCTGGTTCGTGGAAGCCTATAACTCCTATCTGGGTGTGCGTGATGAAGTGCCTCTGGATGTGGGCGGTCTGTCACTGATCTACCAGTTCGAAGCCGGCTACGACGTCGACGGAGACAGCAGCGACACCTTCACCACCCGCAACAGCTATATCGGTCTGGCCACGCCCTGGGGGCGGGTTTTCGCCGGTCGTTATGACAGTCTGGTCAAGCAGGCCGAGGGCAAACTGGATCAGTTCAACAACACCGGCGCCGACATGCAGACGGTGTTCACCAGCCAATATCGCAACAGCAATACCCTGAACTGGGTGAGCCCGAACCTGGGCAACCTGGTGCTGAAAGCCCAACTGGCGCCAGGCGAACAGGATGAGTTGGGGACGCCGCCCTACGACGAAACCAAGGATGGGCTGGCCGATATTTACGCGCTGTCCGCCACCTGGAATAGCGATGCTCTGTACGCCGCGCTGGCCTACGAACACGGCTACACCGAGAGAGCACTGCCGGCCCCGGTGAGCCTGAATGTGCCCGCGGACCGGGATGTGTTGCGCGGGGCTTTGGGAATGCGGGTAGGTAACCTGTCTCTGGGTGCGATCGTTGAGGAGCTGCGTCTGGATCCGGACTATCCTGGTGCCAGCCGTCTCGACGGCACTTCCTATTTGCTCAGCGCCGGCCTGGCCATGAGCCCGCGCCTGACACTGAAAGCACAGGGTGGCCGCTTCGACAGCGACGATCTGGGATACACCCTGACCACCGGCACCGTCGGCGCGGATTACAAACTGGGCGCCCAGACCACGGCCTATACGCTGCTGTCGGTGTCCGATGCGGACGTGGACGATGACGCCGCCGGTTATGATGACGGCAAGGGCGGGCTGGTATCAGTGGGGTTGGCGCACAAGTTCTGA